The Opitutales bacterium ASA1 genome window below encodes:
- a CDS encoding response regulator, with product MNTKRSVLFVDDELYVLDGLRRMLRGLRDQWDMQFVDSGAKALEWMAHHPVDVLVSDMRMPGMSGAELLTLAHARHPRTVRIVLSGYADDELIMQCVNSTHQFLSKPCEPELLRATIERTCLVEERSRDDRILAVVSKLQHLPSMPVIYDQLLARIRDPDASIASIAELVARDPGMSAKILKLTNSAFFGLRRHVSDLADAVGFLGLDTLRSLTLSVHVFGQLETSEAVDYRALWHHSLLTAAAARAIAEAAGASPETQTEAFTGGLLHDTGRLILAMNFPEASRAAERQGEPLRQLPERERRLLGFDHARVGAALFGLWGLPDVIVDLVAHHHEPRNSQFADAGALAFVHLADSWLEDQGSIDPLHPTSLDSEYIARTEIYGLARLHRVCSALSAANTQTS from the coding sequence GTGAACACCAAGCGCAGCGTCCTCTTCGTCGACGACGAGCTCTACGTGCTCGACGGACTACGACGCATGTTGCGCGGCCTCCGCGACCAATGGGACATGCAATTCGTCGACTCCGGCGCCAAAGCGCTCGAGTGGATGGCGCACCACCCGGTCGACGTGCTCGTCTCCGACATGCGCATGCCCGGCATGAGCGGTGCCGAACTCCTTACGCTCGCTCATGCGCGCCATCCCCGGACCGTCCGCATCGTTCTCTCGGGTTACGCCGACGACGAGTTGATCATGCAATGCGTCAACTCCACCCATCAATTTCTGTCCAAACCCTGCGAACCGGAACTGCTCCGCGCCACGATCGAACGCACCTGTCTCGTCGAAGAACGCAGTCGCGACGATCGCATTCTCGCCGTCGTCTCCAAGCTCCAGCACCTCCCGAGCATGCCGGTGATCTACGATCAACTGCTCGCGCGTATCCGGGATCCGGATGCATCGATCGCATCGATCGCCGAACTCGTCGCACGCGATCCGGGCATGAGCGCGAAGATCCTCAAGCTCACCAACTCGGCCTTCTTCGGCCTTCGGCGCCACGTCTCCGATCTCGCGGATGCCGTCGGCTTCCTCGGTCTCGACACGCTCCGTTCGCTCACTCTCAGCGTCCACGTGTTCGGCCAATTGGAAACGAGCGAAGCCGTCGACTATCGTGCTCTCTGGCACCACAGCCTCCTCACCGCCGCCGCCGCGCGCGCCATCGCGGAAGCCGCCGGCGCTTCACCCGAGACTCAAACAGAGGCATTCACCGGTGGCCTCCTGCACGACACCGGACGATTGATCCTCGCCATGAACTTCCCCGAGGCCTCGCGTGCAGCCGAGCGGCAGGGCGAGCCACTACGCCAACTCCCGGAACGCGAGCGTCGCCTCCTCGGCTTCGACCACGCTCGAGTCGGAGCCGCCTTGTTCGGCTTGTGGGGATTGCCCGACGTCATCGTCGACCTCGTCGCCCACCACCACGAGCCGCGCAACTCGCAATTCGCCGACGCGGGCGCGCTCGCCTTCGTCCATCTGGCCGACTCCTGGCTCGAAGACCAGGGCTCGATCGACCCACTTCATCCCACGTCGTTGGATTCCGAATACATCGCGCGCACGGAGATCTACGGACTCGCACGCCTCCACCGCGTCTGTTCCGCCCTCTCGGCGGCGAACACGCAAACATCATGA
- a CDS encoding response regulator: protein MNPRILIVDDEPNVLSAYQRVMHRIYEVRTATSAAQALDILSKDRDFAVIVSDMRMPGVSGLTLLKHAQRFAPDIVRIMLTGADDQKTAVDAVNSGQVYRFLRKPCPSHVFLATMEEAVKSHQTARHEREIMEKTFSGVVDMLTDMMATADPQSGRRAQQLREKAADIARILDIRTTWEIESAAMLLNIGIVTLPAHILHKIREREPLLDAETALCARVPELGARLLENIPRLEPIAAIVRHQNRTFDGHGTPADGPTGCEIPIGARIVHPLVEIQKMRNGGLSFGDALAALRVDVQKYDPDVLEALEALDPRDDDDSEAHEYRMAAELRPGMRLGADALSQDGLPLVMAGARLTGVLIARLLNFSELGLLREPLFVTVPRAPTTTVAPVHAETAI, encoded by the coding sequence ATGAATCCACGCATCCTCATCGTCGACGACGAGCCCAACGTCCTCAGTGCCTACCAGCGCGTGATGCACCGCATCTACGAGGTACGCACCGCGACCTCCGCCGCACAGGCGCTCGACATCCTCTCCAAGGACCGCGATTTCGCCGTGATCGTCTCGGACATGCGGATGCCCGGAGTCTCCGGTCTGACTCTCCTGAAACACGCTCAGCGCTTCGCCCCCGACATCGTCCGGATCATGCTCACCGGAGCCGACGACCAGAAAACCGCCGTCGACGCCGTCAACAGCGGCCAGGTCTATCGATTCCTGCGCAAACCTTGCCCCAGCCACGTGTTCCTCGCCACCATGGAAGAGGCGGTGAAGAGTCACCAGACCGCACGCCACGAACGCGAGATCATGGAGAAGACCTTCTCCGGCGTGGTCGACATGCTCACCGACATGATGGCGACCGCAGACCCGCAGAGTGGCCGACGTGCGCAGCAATTGCGCGAGAAAGCCGCCGACATCGCCCGCATCCTCGATATCCGAACCACGTGGGAAATCGAATCGGCGGCGATGTTGCTCAACATCGGCATCGTCACCCTCCCCGCGCACATCCTGCACAAGATACGCGAGCGCGAACCCTTGCTCGACGCCGAGACCGCACTCTGCGCGCGGGTCCCCGAACTCGGCGCACGTCTCCTCGAAAACATCCCGCGTCTCGAACCCATCGCAGCCATCGTCCGCCACCAGAACCGCACGTTCGACGGTCACGGCACCCCCGCGGACGGTCCCACCGGTTGCGAAATCCCCATCGGAGCGCGCATCGTCCATCCGCTCGTCGAGATCCAAAAAATGCGCAACGGCGGACTCTCCTTCGGGGATGCCCTCGCGGCGCTGCGCGTCGATGTGCAGAAATACGACCCCGATGTGCTCGAAGCGCTCGAAGCGCTCGATCCGCGCGACGACGACGACTCGGAAGCGCACGAATACCGCATGGCTGCGGAGTTGCGTCCCGGTATGCGCCTCGGTGCCGACGCCCTCTCCCAAGACGGACTACCGCTGGTCATGGCGGGCGCACGACTCACGGGCGTGCTGATCGCGCGGTTGCTCAACTTTTCCGAATTGGGACTCCTCCGCGAACCACTGTTCGTCACCGTCCCTCGAGCCCCGACTACGACAGTCGCGCCCGTTCACGCGGAAACCGCGATCTAG